Proteins co-encoded in one Octopus bimaculoides isolate UCB-OBI-ISO-001 chromosome 9, ASM119413v2, whole genome shotgun sequence genomic window:
- the LOC106877491 gene encoding cyclin-dependent kinase 2-associated protein 2 isoform X1 — protein sequence MPFLTPSTHQSGLSAFYMAPAQARDTYKPGYFFERGFQNRTMDDDVIIEGTASSSPVTPVMSNPGTPRSELDIHGNHGTPPPAIANRGPQLPQMSQHPQTKYTQLLAVIEDMGKDIRPTYSGSKSSAERLKRGIVHARILVRECLMECERSART from the exons atgcccttcctaacaccatccacccatcagagtggactgagtgctttttacatggcaccagcacaggcgag ggATACTTACAAGCCTGGCTACTTTTTTGAGCGTGGTTTTCAG aaCCGGACGATGGACGATGATGTGATCATAGAAGGAACAGCGTCCAGTTCACCGGTTACGCCAGTGATGAGCAATCCTGGCACACCACGCTCAGAGTTGGACATACATGGCAACCATGGTACGCCACCCCCGGCCATAGCCAACCGGGGTCCGCaattaccacagatgtcacaacaCCCTCAGACAAAATACACCCAGCTTCTGGCGGTCATCGAGGACATGGGCAAAGATATACGTCCGACGTACTCTGGCAGCAAATCCTCCGCTGAACGACTGAAGCGAGGCATCGTTCATGCCCGCATACTGGTGCGAGAATGTCTGATGGAGTGTGAACGCAGTGCTCGGACATGA
- the LOC106877491 gene encoding cyclin-dependent kinase 2-associated protein 2 isoform X2: MTLEQGNMDTYKPGYFFERGFQNRTMDDDVIIEGTASSSPVTPVMSNPGTPRSELDIHGNHGTPPPAIANRGPQLPQMSQHPQTKYTQLLAVIEDMGKDIRPTYSGSKSSAERLKRGIVHARILVRECLMECERSART; encoded by the exons ATGACACTGGAGCAAGGAAATAT ggATACTTACAAGCCTGGCTACTTTTTTGAGCGTGGTTTTCAG aaCCGGACGATGGACGATGATGTGATCATAGAAGGAACAGCGTCCAGTTCACCGGTTACGCCAGTGATGAGCAATCCTGGCACACCACGCTCAGAGTTGGACATACATGGCAACCATGGTACGCCACCCCCGGCCATAGCCAACCGGGGTCCGCaattaccacagatgtcacaacaCCCTCAGACAAAATACACCCAGCTTCTGGCGGTCATCGAGGACATGGGCAAAGATATACGTCCGACGTACTCTGGCAGCAAATCCTCCGCTGAACGACTGAAGCGAGGCATCGTTCATGCCCGCATACTGGTGCGAGAATGTCTGATGGAGTGTGAACGCAGTGCTCGGACATGA
- the LOC106877491 gene encoding cyclin-dependent kinase 2-associated protein 2 isoform X3 produces the protein MNNNKKIEDPSNKRPMNRTMDDDVIIEGTASSSPVTPVMSNPGTPRSELDIHGNHGTPPPAIANRGPQLPQMSQHPQTKYTQLLAVIEDMGKDIRPTYSGSKSSAERLKRGIVHARILVRECLMECERSART, from the exons atgaataacaataagaaaattgagGACCCATCCAACAAGCGACCCATG aaCCGGACGATGGACGATGATGTGATCATAGAAGGAACAGCGTCCAGTTCACCGGTTACGCCAGTGATGAGCAATCCTGGCACACCACGCTCAGAGTTGGACATACATGGCAACCATGGTACGCCACCCCCGGCCATAGCCAACCGGGGTCCGCaattaccacagatgtcacaacaCCCTCAGACAAAATACACCCAGCTTCTGGCGGTCATCGAGGACATGGGCAAAGATATACGTCCGACGTACTCTGGCAGCAAATCCTCCGCTGAACGACTGAAGCGAGGCATCGTTCATGCCCGCATACTGGTGCGAGAATGTCTGATGGAGTGTGAACGCAGTGCTCGGACATGA